The genomic segment GGCACACTTGAGGTATGGAAATCTAATTTAAGGGGTTTATGAATCAAGTATGAGAATGTGTCTGCCCGTGTCCtttaatgcagatttttctattattttctcaGGTCACAGTggttaaaaaatgcaaaatgttctCAATTCAACACTGCAGCAAACGAGCACAAATGCACACCGGGCTTTGCAgggggatgtggcactgggacagcctTTAAACAGAAACAGGGGGGGTTTACAGGTAGGATACCTGTCCTCAGTAAGCTTTGGGGTGCAGTGGGGTGCAGTTATGGACAGGTAGCCACAAACTCGTTACAAATATTGAAACAATTAAAAGCTTCCAAGTTCAAACACATCAAGTCATTCACAGTCAGAACAGAACAAGTACAGATGATTTagctagtaaaaaaaaaaaagagagactttGGTGGATGATTGCATTCCACATTTTTATAGCATCACTGCAGGCCTGAAGTCAGCACTGTCCTTGTCCCACtgatatatatttaaaaaaaatatttcagtacagTCATGTTCTAAGCCACTTCTGtgaaagctttttgttttgtttcctttctacTTGGATGTGACATGGACGTTATTCATTTTTagcatgtttaaaaattatccattttatatctctttttttttttaagaaataattttcctcattCCAAGAAAACCATGAGCTTACTTAAAAATTGATATTATGAAAAGTGTATCAAATTTCTTGTTTACTACTCCAAAAAAGGCAATTCAGTATTCTCTCTCTAGGGTCTGATTAGATGCTAGCAAAATTCTTAGCAAAACTAAAGCTAACTCTGGAAAAATTCAGCTGGAATTGGCGCTGCTGAAGTCGTACAAACTCTCGAGTCAAGTGGGCCATGTTTGCCTGCTCAGGACAGGTCTGGGCTAAACTCAGCATTACAAAAATCAAACGggcaaaagcagcacaaaaataacACCTGGAGCGTTGCCAAATTCTGTGACCGCCTCTCTCCTCTCAGAGTCCCAAACTTCAGGTTTTTCCCCTCAGATCTTTGCCCGCACCGCGCCGCTCAGCCCATGCGGGCGATGACCCAAGTGGCGCTTTCAGCGTCGGGGTTCCCATTCCTTGCCCTCTCCCCTCCCGTTATGGCTTGCTGGGCACTCggcaggtggcactgggtgaccCTGGTGTCATGTGGTGCCAGCGGGCTCTGTCCAGCCGCGGGAGCTGCCCTgcttgctgctggagaggctgtgctggggcagggcgCGCAGCCCCAGCAGGCGGCAGGCGGCCGCGCGGTACTTCCTCGACATGATGTTGTACAGGATGGGGTTGATGGCTGCGCTAAGGTAGAAGAGGACAAAGGACACCAGGTTGCAGTACTGGCTGATCACTGCTATCTCCAGGGAGCCGGCTTCAAAGGATTTGGAAAATAAGTAGCGTCCTACGTGAAAAGGCAACCAGCAGAGTATGAACGCAAAAACCACCACGactaaaacaaaaacagcagaagaaagcGTGTTAAGTGTGAGTATCAACATACAGGTGATTAACATtctgttctgcagctctgttcctttAACCAATTAATCACAAAGTGTGAAAATGCCTCCCCTAAGCTTTCACTTGTGTCTCAGTACACTGAGAGTATAAATTGGTGATACTTAATACACTTGGACCATATCTAAACAGGCTGTCTGAATATTGCCCAACTAATCTGTTGTAGCAAACTTCTGACCTATAAAACCTATGTTTGCATCAACAGACTGTTAAAGAATCCAAATGGTGACAATATATGACCATCTATCATCTGCAGTgtttaataaaagcaaattataCATGATAGAATCAACACTGTGGTTTATAATGAATAATGTAATCACTGAGAAGCTAAATTATTTaagacaaaaagcaaaattgttAAAGGCAAAGGCCCcagaataaaacacagaatGGGAACTTGCAGAGCACATATGCCAAGATAAGGAGAGTGGTTCATCCCTCCAGTTTGTCCCTTTTTTGGAACATGAGTTGCTCCCAAGAAGagtaaaattaaatgtgtaGTATATAACTACATAATTATAGTTGTACAGTATATCTGTAATATTGTATTGCTAGAGTGGTTGCACTGACATGTAAATATCATGTCTGCAGAATAATGGGAATGTGTGTATCTCTGAACACTGGCCCATTGGAATTTTCATCtgagagaaagggaaacagTTTCTGTTCATTTCCTGTGTGCCTTTgacctttattatttttcatattgctGTGAGTGTATCTATTAATAtattacagagagaaaaaacagaaaacttgAGCAAGGGTTTCTGACATTCTTAAGCAATTTTTACAGTTAACCCgttcatggaatcacagaattgtttgggttggaaaggaacttaaagaaaatctttttccaAGCCCCCTGCTTTAAGCAGAGACACCTTACACGTGCCCAGGTTGTTCAAAGTCCAGTCCAACCTGGTCCTGGTGGGCAGGTTCTGTTAGCAGCCTGCTTGTGTTAGCCATCCTCATATCATGTCTCAGAAGATAATAAATCTCAAATTACTGAGAGGAATGGGTATCTTTCCCCAGAAATTCTGCACCAGCATTCCCAAGTTTAAAAGGATGCTTATGCAGGACTGGGGGTGGAGTGGAAAGCACCAGAGCTTGAGGTTCAGAAGaggttttccagctctgcatctTCTTGAGCCAACCACTTCAAGTTTTCCCTCACTATCTCCActacaaaattaatttgattcCCTAGCTCACATGGGGATTTGAATCCATGTAATGAATATTACCATGATGGCCATTATGAATGAGCAGAGTTTAAAGCACAGCCTATTATGACTAGAATTTTAAGCACACGTAGGCAACATCCCTAGTCAGGCTTCTGACAGCTTGATCTTCATGCATGCAGAATCCCATGGATTTCAATAGGAATGGGATGTGATAGCTCCTTTGCAAGTCAGGCTATACATTTAGGTGTTTAATTTCAGTCCCAGAAGCATAACCTGTCTTTATAGTTAAAAGAACTTCAGATGCTAATCCCATTTACTTGATGTTCCATGACTTGATAAAGCCTCAGAACGCCCCTGCTAAATTTTAAGCAGAACATTAACACCAGTGAGAGTTGACTGCATTGAGCATCTGCTGCCACCGAGCCCTCACTAACTTCTTCCCATCTTTCTATCAGGCATCATTCAGACTGTTATCATTTAGGGAATATTGACTCTCTGTCAGAGGAGAGTCTTGCCACTGCCTGGCTGTCCTCAGAccttgtaaaaggaaaaaaaaaagagtgctgAAATATTGCAATGCTTGTGGCAACACTTCAGAGCAGaaataagcattttttaatttcaaaatgctttacAGTTAAGTATATGGAAATATAAAGCATGGTAGTAATAGACATAATTTACTCATAGTCAGTGGAAGTTCATAATCCTGAACCTCTAGAAGCGTgagcaattaattattttcaaggtCACGCTTACCAGACTGAAGTAATTCTATTGATCATAAAACGTAGCTGAAAGGGCATAAAGAATGCTGCTGGTTTTATTATTCCTCCTGCTGTTGCATAGTAATAAATTAGGACATGAACAAAAAGATCAGATAGGCTCCTATCTGATAATTAAGGTACTTGGGACTCACTGCCACCTCTTGTCTGCCTCATTAGCCCACCACTTCAACCTTGCTGAAAGGAGCCTGTGAAAGCTTCTTCCTGCAGAGCATCTTGTCCCCCTGAAAATCCACGGGATGACTTGCACTGCAGAGGACTTTTGGCTTGGGTAAAAGcacgcagcagcagcagcagcattctgCAGTTTTCAGACACTAAACTGCAGGACAActttttgggtttgtgtttcaAACTGCCACTACATGCACTGACTCAGTATGTTAAAACTTGTGTTTCCATGTGCCAACCACAAGTGCTGTTTAAAGCTTTCAGCAGTGTCGATACACAAAGTTAGGAATGACAGTGTCTGTTGTCCTGATCCTGTTTTCTTACAGTCTGTGAGATTTTACAGCATCACAGACCTCAAAGGAGGCTCGGTGCTCCTGGCTCAGCATATCCTGGGGTTTTGCCCATATGAAAATGCAGATACATTTTCATAACTTTACACAGCCATGGTAGGAAACAACCCCAGTTTGCTAAAACCTTGATACTCTTTTCCTATGAACCTTCGTGCACATcatgccctgcctgcctggctgtaGCCTGCAGCTCAACTTCATGGCTTGAGAAGggtttagttttgtttaaaaatgaaataaactctTCTCTGTAAATAACATTGGTATCCACAACCAAAGAGcaaaaaagctcaaaaatcTCGATGGCACAAGCTAATTATAACTGTAGTATTTGTCCTTGTCAGGGATTCTTACTAATGTTTGTTTAACTGTTTGGGAGTCCCCAGCTCAAACCAGTTAGAAATAAATCTAAGGGAGGAGGAAAGTTATCCTACAGCTACCCTGAGGTTTAGCCTTTTgtatgaaacattttctttcctttggaggGAACTACAGCAAACTATCAGAGAGCTCCCTGTCTTTTTCTctgtctcacacacacacacaagcacgCACATCCTTTTggaaaaacagagcaagagGACTCGTACCTAACATTTTCACAGTTTGCTTGTTGTTCTTATCCCTGATGGCAGTGTTTGGACCGatgttcttcctcttcctcctccagagCTTCCTCCCGATGAGGCTGTAGAGCACGGTCAGGCAGAACACGGGCAGGAAGAAGAAGATGCTGGAGGTCCAGACCATGATGGTGAGCAGCCCCGAGCGGATGGCGTACTCTGTGGCTCGGCACTCGTTGGTGCTCAGGGGGTTCGTGCCGTTCTCGTGCTCGACCCCCACCAGGATGAAGATGGGACCGGCGCTGATGAAGGAGATGGCCCAGAGGAAGAGGATGACCAGCTTGACCTTCCCCTTGGTGATGATGACTTTAGCTCGCAGGGGGAAGCAGATGGCGACGTACCGCTCCACGCTGAGCGCCGTGATGTTGAGGATGGTGGAGTAGGTGCAGCTCTCGCTGATGAACTGGAAGAGCTTGCACAGGAGGTTCCCGAAGTTCCAGGGCCGGTACTGCCAGAGGCGGAAGAGGTCCAGGGGCATGCAGAGGAAGATGAGCAGGTCGGAGAAGGCCATGCTGGACAGGTAGAAGTTGGTGGTGGTCCTCATGTCCCGGAACCGCGACACCACCAGCATGGTCATGAGGTTGCCGATGATCCCGATGACGAAGAGCAGGACGCAGGCGACGGTGATGCCGGTGAGCACGGGCACGGGGAACAGGTGCAGCGGGGGCTCGGCGCCCGTCCGGTTCTCCGCGCCGCGGCCGCCCGCGCTCCCCTCCCGCATCCTGGCGCCGCGGGCTGCGCATCCCCgcccggcgcggcgcggcccggccccgcgcggTGCCCGCTGCGCGCCCGGCAggtgcggggccgggggcgggcagGGAAcgggcggccccgctccgcctcTCCGCGCTCCGCCGCTCcccccggcccggggcgggcgggcgctgccgcGCGTCACAGGAGACGTGGGCAcggagcggccccgccgcgACCCCCGCTGCCGCTCCCGAGCCACCAAACTTTCCTGCCGAGCCCCGGGGGGAGCAGCCTGTGCCGGGTCCGCCCCCGCTCCctgccccgccgcccgcccgcttGGGCAGGTGCGGGTGTCGCTGGTCCGTGCTCCCGATGCCCCGCCCAAGTCACCAGGTGCGGTGCCGCCTGTCCGTGCCCCCGGTGCCGCCCGTCCGTGCCCCCGGTgccgtgcccaggtgtgatGCCGCCTGTCCGTGCCCCCGGAGCTCGGGTCCCTTCCCTCGGGCGCTCTCAGCGCTCTCTCCCGCACTCGGCCCCGCGGCGCTCGGCACTCGCGGCCGGTCCCGCAGCCGTGGGTGCGATCGCTGCCTCCTCGCTCCGTATCTTTGCTGTGCCCTTGGATCTTGGCAGGAGCCcggccaggctgcagcagccacccgCTTCTACATGATTTACCCGCAATTAAATTTCAATTCAGCGTGTTACTGctgtcctctgctctgctctttgcagGCACGGACAGAACCGTGCTTCCCCAGCTGCAGACTCCTGTTGTACGAAAGGAGAATGTTGGACCCAAGAAATAAGATGTGAGCAGAACAAGGTGAGAACAGAGAGAGTAAAGTAACTTCCCACACATCTCTATAGGGGGTATCTTTCCAAATTTGTCCCCACACATTCTAAGGGTatgtgtgctgcagcacagtctTTTTTCACTCCTGTCTGTCTAGAGGGGCTGGACCTCCTGTGTCCCATCTCTCAGGGGGCAGCCAATGCAATGAATCCATGTTGGCATCTACCTTaaccatagaatcatggaatggtttgggtaggaagggatcttaaagctcatcctaTTGCCCTCCAcctcaggctgctctgagctccatcAGTCCAGCAGGGAAGCAGGTTTATGCCATTCCCCTTCCACGGCTGCAGGGCTTTGCTGGAGGGTAGATAGAGCACAAGTGTGATGTGACACAATGCTGAGTTACTCTGCCTGTGCCTGTAGTCTGTAATTTGTGCCTTCTGTAATCATGCAAGCATTAGCCTTTGTGCCTTGTCCATATCCTAATTTGGGTGATATATTTCTGCAGTTTCACTGGAATCAGTATTCTCATTCCTGCTCATGAACTGTGAGACAGTTTTGCAGCAAGTTACTCAACAGTTGCTAAATTTTATGAGGGATGGCTGCACATTATTGCAGTCGAAAAGGACGAAGAGTCTAATGTACTTCTCACTTTGTCTACCCAGCTGCCTGTATAGTTGTGTTATGTTTCTGAATAAAAATCATGGGGTTTATGCCACTAAAAGACAGTTATTTCATATTAGAACTGTGTCCCCAGTCTAATTTACATGACACTGCTTTATATTTTGGAGGAGATGGCAACTGCTTATGTGGTTAGGCTGCCAAATACTTTGCATTATTATAAGGAATTATCtcactcatttttaaaaatttctttccccTAGTACATTCTCAGACCAGTGGTGTTATTGCAGGATGTTGATATTTACCAGACAAAATGGCCCAAAGCTATAAATGTGACTTTCTATGCAGAGGGGATacttaatgaaattatttttggttttgctcaaCTGTGTCTTGTCAAAAATGACAATTTATCTTTctccagagagagaaaaatgttggggttttttgtttttggtttttttccccccaggaaaataattaattcttttctGGAATAATAACTTATTGTGGTGTCTATACCAAAATCAAGTACCAACAGTGAATGAGAGCCAGATCTTTACACTCCAGACAACCTGAGGTTGCAATGCAATGATTTAACCCTGAATTTCTTGGGAGTTTGATATGTTTTGAGCCAATTGGATCAGAACTGGCAGTTGCACTTCAAATACAGCAACATTGATCTCCTTCTTAAAAGGGTATCATGAGTCAAGggctcctctggctgcttttcctgcatgGGGTTGGATCAGGGCCAGAAAAAAATGCCAGCTGAGAGAGAAGAGAGGCagctttagttttctttttaatttctttggtgATTGCAGGCCAAATTTGGATGGATTTTAAAGATTTGTCATCCACAAACACTGCACGATAATGGATTCCTGCTTGGGCTTTGCATTTGCTAAAGGACAGTGGTGCAGAGAGTGGTGATAGAAGAGGTAAGAACTGTGAGAGAAGATGGCTTTAGGCTCCTAAAAGTTACCTACCAGCCCCCAGCTGCAAGAACATTAGTTTCATGCTGCCAACAAGACAAGAGTGAAGGCATTGGTCTTACTGTGGTGAGAGAAAGGGGGTGAAGGACTTTCTATTCTATTTATCCACTGGCTGGATGTATGAGCAAACCAGatattaaaaagataatttagaaAACACATTATACTAGACATTTACCTTTCATGGAACTcttaaattatttgtgtttctcTTCAGTAGCTTCCAAACTGCATTGAGCACTGGAGATTAAATAGAAGAGTTTCTATTTGTGGAGTTTTGAGATTTCTCTCCTATGTTCCATtctttcaattttcttcttgtccAGTAAAGTTCTAATTCTTGTTTATATCAGTCTTTGTTGTCATGGAAATATCTGAAGGCTTTGAACCTACAATCATTATGTGTTTATTGTGGAGAGAAGaagaaactggaaaacagaTTGTAAGGTAGAGATTCGTTTTAAAATGAAGCACCTCCAAAACttagagaaaagcaaattcagGTCTTTTGTATTATATCCAGGGACAGAAGGTGTTTTGACTGCTGTTATAAATGTGGTTTAGAGCAGGAGGTAGCACCTGGTATATGCTTTCAAAGGTTATGGTTTAGCAACTCTCATCACTGAGGAGTGCTGTTGGAATAGCAGTAATCCAGCTTAATAAAGTCAAACACAGAATGAGCTCAAATTACTTTATAGATGTTTATATAGCAGTAATATCTGCAAGCAGACTTCAAAACACTGTTAGTTTATTAATCAGcaaagctgtgctctgcagtcaCTAATTGTGAGGTTTAGACCCAGCTCACTGGGTGACACCTGGGCATTGTGTCCCACTTCCTCAGCCTCACTCCCAACTCCAGAGAGAGCCTTGGTGCAGTGGTtccaccttccaccatcccagctgcccatccagcctggccttggacactcccagggatccaggggctccacagctgctctgggcaccctgtgccagggcctgcccaccctcacagggaacaattccttcccaatatcccatccatccctgccctctggcagtgtgaGTCCATTCCCCTTTGCCCTGTCATTCTGTGCCCTGGTgaaaagtccctttccagctctcttggagcctcTTCAGGTCCTGGAAGATGCTGTAAGGtctcccagagccttctccaggctgaacaaacatCTTCTACTGTAGCTCAGTAATGGGTAAAGATCAGATGTTTTGCTACTAAATAAGAATTCACAGTGCTTAAATAACTGCTGAAGTCCAGAAACATGAGAAGTACCTCAAGGGAAACTCTCAGAATTTTGTCCTCTGGTCACAAGACCATTTTCAGAGACTTCTTCAGCTTACTACTTCCAGATGCTGCTCACCAGCTGGGATCTGGGAGCCAGTTATATGGAATTGCACTACATGGCATTGCTCAATGGTTTGCATTTTGTCCTTTGCATTGCAACCATCTCTGGCATTTAGTGGATCATATCTGATACCAATCAGTGTCAGGGAAATGATCTAAGATAGGGTTGTCATGGAAGCCATAGGATGACACCAATAATCACTGTGAGACTAAACAACTATTtagtaaaaatgttttatataaaaGTCATGTAGAAAAATTTACAATATTCACATATTAATGCAATCTATAAAAATTTGCTACATATGTCATTCAGCATAAAGTGAGATGAAAAGTGTGAGTCAGGACACAGCACAAACAGAACTTGATATACTTCTCCATTCTTCTTAAAAGGTGTCCTGCCTGATATCCCTTGATAATCTTCCCCCAAGATAACATCTGGCAAACATGCCTGCAGATCACTCAGAAAATTACTATTTGGTGTGATTCCTGTTGCAATATGCTCTGCATGCAGTGATCAAATCTGATAGCAGGGGTGAGTCCTGTGCTGAAAGCACCAAGTCCAGTCCGTCTGCAAGGAGAACCTACAAAAGTCATTTCTGCAAGGTAACAGACATACAGGTATGTAGGGAatggctctgctctccagcccttCTGGCTGGGAGaaaatttctgatttaaatacggaaatcagagagaaaactgtagaaatattttctgttctctgtcaAAACAGATGATGTGAGAAGGAGGAAAACCAAAGTGTTCCAGTAAATGGTGAAGAATTTCACAAATTTGATTGCCACTGAACACAGCACGTGTGACACCATTAAAGACCAGCCAGAAGTTAAACCTCATTATTTTCAGCTCACTCTGGTGTGTTTCTTGGCTCTAACCTGCCAAAAGAAGGGTATTCCTGAAATTCTTCTCTTGCTGCTCCAACACAGTGTTTAAGTGAGCCAAGGTCCCTGCTTGTCTGAATGGGCAGATaaaggcaggggctgtgtgtgctaATGCCCTGCTGTTGATGGGCAGGAGGATGAACCACGCCTGTTTACTGGTGAGGCCCATGTGCGGGGGCTGCTGTGATTTAATTACAGCACGCAGGTGAATGGGAGGGTTCCCACGGCAACCCcagagtattaaaaaaaaaaaatagacagcCAGACCTCATCCTGCCATCACAAGTAACATTTGCAGAACTGTATTCCTTTCcctccaattttatttttccacctttcccaCTGTTTCATGCAAATCTGGGCAAAAAGTATTCATGGTGCAATTTGCTATTCCTCCACTGACAATGCTACAGATGTGCTGATTTACACTACCTGACTTTTGCTGTGCATTGAGCCCATATAGTCTAAACTTTCAAATCCTTTTAATACAAAATAGTCATTTTCATCGAGTTAAAAAATATACTGttcatttcctttaaaaaacgtgttttataaaaaaaattgtgaaaattttCCACCCattcctaaaaaataaaatcaaataattacAGCATTATCTAAATAAGCAGCATATTTGTAAGTACAGATAGTTGTGCCTGTTTTCCTTAATATGTTAGTCATTGGGGTGTGTTATTCTACATTACATCCTACCAAACACAGACCAGTACAAATAAACATGGAAGAATCTTGTCATGCCTAAATTGCTGCAAATTTCTCACAGAATTCAGTATTTATGGAaacccacctttttttttctggatccAGTTCTTGTTGTCAACAACTGTAACAGCAACTGCATTACTGAACTTATTGGGAGCCTGATGAGATGTCTGCAGGAGACTAATTAAGTAAATAGGCACTGTTACAAAATGTTGATCAAAACACAGATTGATTTCAAAAGCTCTTCAGTGCCATTCCAGCAGCTGTTCTTATGTACAATATCCTGCACAAGACAAATTGTGTTTTGAGTGTTTACTCAAGACATGATCCTGGAGAATGCTTAAGCACATACTTAATTTCAAGCATGTGGATACCTTGGTGTAGTCAGACTGCTTGTGTGCTTAAAATTAATTAGGTGCTTAAGTGCTTTGTTAGATGAGATGAAGATGTGCAGCTTCTGCAAAACTCCTGTCCAAAAAACTTCAGGAGAAATTCCACAGGCACTTGGGTACAGTATGTACAAAGGTTCCTGATAAATTCCAGACAGGGTCTCAATGGAGAGCGCAAATAGAATCTGATATCCAGTCTCAGCCTTGAGGAACCAGACCTGGAGCATCCATCACTGGTGCCACGGCTGAGCcagcctggagcatctctgctgctggtgagCCCTTACCTGCCTGGGGTTCTGGCCAAAGGAATCAACTAAGGGCTGTGAATCCCTGAcacattcccagcctggctgcctgtgcctgcacagagcattgccacagccagctgctgctgctcttcctggctgctgggacagaACTCGGCGTGCGGTGAGTGAGCTGAGAAAGGGGAGACTGCTCTTTTTGGTATTGAAACAGCTTTTGCTTGCGATCCCCTATTTTATAGGAATTTAAGCTGTCCCTGACTAGAAAACACTGGGCCGTTTGGGATCATGATTTTCATGTTCTAACTGATCATAAAAGCTCCAAAAAAACTTGCTTCTTTGTCCATGTCGACTATGTCACTGTTGCTGACAGAGACGAAAATCCTGTCCTCTCTCTTCAGCTGGAACACACCACCTTGATAGATGGAATAAAGTCCATATTCTGCCTTTTTAGACCAGCAGCTTGTCCTTGCACTCTTCATGAGCAAAATGGGCTCAGGGTAATTAGTCAGTTTGTAAACATACTGGACAAGCTGTTTGGGGTTTCTGATTTGTCCCAACAATTCTGAGTCCTCGTTCTCGTTTTCACGGAAGCGAAAGTAAATTTGTGAGTAGATGTAGTAAAAGCCCGTCTGGGGTATCACTAACTCGCCATTTCTCAGCTCCACGTTGTAAAGGAAGGAGTGACCTTTTCTTGATGACTCCCAGTTGTTTATTTTGTGTCCAATTCCTCTTCTGGGCAAGGgatttacttgaaaaaaaaagagagaaatattaACTTAAAAAACAGGTAGTGAAGCCAAGTGTCTGCTAGCTGAGGAGCCTGGTTTTTAATAACAAAGTAAGGAAacctgctcttcccagcagtTCATCAGGTCCATTCTCACAACAATCTGATGGTCCATAAGTAGGCTTTATGTGGGAATTAACATGAACTGcctttatttttagtatttgtgCTCCCAAATAAGGGtgcaaaattatgtttttactTAGTAACAAAGTTAAAATATCCATTAGTGTCTG from the Camarhynchus parvulus chromosome 9, STF_HiC, whole genome shotgun sequence genome contains:
- the TNFSF10 gene encoding tumor necrosis factor ligand superfamily member 10 — encoded protein: MLPAGGPSPAQTCGAVLVGAVLLQSVCVAVTFLYFTSELRQLQDSYSRSGIACLTGEEIGNSIQNLELIEGEDREADPCWQVKWHLGKLIKKMMSRSYEENISAINVERTLTLPHSEGQQPRGPIRRIAAHLTGSSSRRSSLTSRINPLPRRGIGHKINNWESSRKGHSFLYNVELRNGELVIPQTGFYYIYSQIYFRFRENENEDSELLGQIRNPKQLVQYVYKLTNYPEPILLMKSARTSCWSKKAEYGLYSIYQGGVFQLKREDRIFVSVSNSDIVDMDKEASFFGAFMIS
- the GHSR gene encoding growth hormone secretagogue receptor type 1 codes for the protein MREGSAGGRGAENRTGAEPPLHLFPVPVLTGITVACVLLFVIGIIGNLMTMLVVSRFRDMRTTTNFYLSSMAFSDLLIFLCMPLDLFRLWQYRPWNFGNLLCKLFQFISESCTYSTILNITALSVERYVAICFPLRAKVIITKGKVKLVILFLWAISFISAGPIFILVGVEHENGTNPLSTNECRATEYAIRSGLLTIMVWTSSIFFFLPVFCLTVLYSLIGRKLWRRKRKNIGPNTAIRDKNNKQTVKMLVVVVFAFILCWLPFHVGRYLFSKSFEAGSLEIAVISQYCNLVSFVLFYLSAAINPILYNIMSRKYRAAACRLLGLRALPQHSLSSSKQGSSRGWTEPAGTT